Proteins encoded in a region of the Mycteria americana isolate JAX WOST 10 ecotype Jacksonville Zoo and Gardens chromosome 9, USCA_MyAme_1.0, whole genome shotgun sequence genome:
- the FAM171B gene encoding protein FAM171B, with amino-acid sequence MPGTCGRLSSLLLGLAAAMLLPLLMGRPPPVDAAAAATRPQQQRAALPGDAPAAAAASGSVFTLKVQVNDIISHQYLRQAVVEVFVNYTKTNSTLTGSNGAVLIKVPYKLGLSLTIVSYKDGYMLTPLPWKTGRMPIYSSVTLSLFPQSQANIWLFEDTVLITGKLSDAKSQPSVQFPKFLIKLPPNHHITNVTAYLTVPEQFLKVDSFLYTTGILLNKSGFKSMELAPLAAICVNILLTGKELKVNGPIQITLPLPTSTVKSGDAIPAWTFDMKTGAWVSRGLGMVKEADGQLVWTYTAQHLGYWIAAPLPGTRESIISAVSKDITAYHTVFLTAILGGTVVIIIGFFAVLLCYCRDKCGRTQKKEKNATKLEVIKKDQTTSTTHINHVNAVKGSLKLEGKSQLYTPKISSYSPQRRMSIDTEDGKSRDNFKIYTEDASYQSSCQTGQSRNSAHSLEPSAGVRHLQQPKHSNSTISQAPRDVQDPNRYLSLKEEMYGLSHIPEHLMHIYNQPIAILQTSDLFHSPDQLHPAKSATLPRKGQLVYSPMMEPMNRDSYMQTLPKMPVHAHPQPSVCRDENSTLDSEEGLPSQTSNWGRYTNSLLESVSVPGTLNEAVVMTPFSSELQGISEQTLLELSKGKPSPHPRAWFVSLDGKPIAQVRHSFIDLKKGRKTESNDTSLDSGVDMNEHHPSRKLEREKTFIKNMPHSKILYLEDLDLSSSESGTTVCTPEDQAVRHILDGGNGSVVEQHDEEGLRRKTVSGSHESGIPSAKKRERPSITKRDSKTNIWKKREERPLIPIN; translated from the exons GGTCTGTTTTTACGCTAAAAGTTCAAGTAAATGACATCATCAGTCATCAGTACCTGCGACAAGCGGTTGTAGAAGTGTTTGTTAACTACACAAAAACAAATTCTACTCTTACTGGAAGCAATGGAGCAGTATTAATAAAAGTTCCCTACAAACTAGGATTAAGCTTAACTATTGTATCATACAAGGATGGTTACATGTTAACACCTTTGCCTTGGAAGACTGGGAGAATGCCAA TATACTCGTCTGTGACGCTTTCATTATTCCCACAAAGTCAAGCTAATATATGGCTGTTTGAAGATACTGTCTTAATTACTGGAAAACTGTCTG ATGCCAAATCTCAACCAAGTGTTCAGTTTCCaaaatttttaataaagcttCCACCAAATCACCATATTACAAATGTTACAGCCTATCTGACAGTGCCAGAGCAATTTTTGAAAGTGGACAGCTTTCTCTATACAACAGGAATTCTTCTAAATAAATCAG GTTTCAAAAGCATGGAATTAGCTCCTCTCGCTGCAATATGTGTAAACATTCTTTTGACTGGGAAAGAACTGAAAGTAAACGGTCCCATTCAGATTACGCTTCCTCTTCCCACAAGTACTGTAAAATCGGGAGATGCTATACCTGCATGGACATTCGATATGAAAACTG gtgcttGGGTAAGCCGTGGGCTAGGAATGGTAAAGGAAGCAGATGGTCAATTAGTATGGACATACACTGCTCAACACTTGGGCTACTGGATAGCAGCTCCACTGCCTGGAACAAGAG AATCCATTATTAGTGCGGTTTCCAAGGACATAACAGCCTATCACACAGTGTTCCTTACGGCCATTCTGGGAGGTACTGTTGTCATTATCATTGGATTTTTTGCTGTTCTTCTTTGTTACTGCAG GGATAAATGTGGTCGgacacaaaagaaggaaaaaaatgcaactaagCTGGAGGTCATAAAAAAGGACCAGACAACATCAACAACTCACATAAATCACGTCAATGCTGTCAAAGGGTCTTTAAAGTTGGAGGGTAAGTCACAGTTATATACACCGAAGATTTCTTCATACAGCCCTCAAAGAAGGATGTCCATAGACACGGAAGATGGAAAATCACGAGACAACTTTAAAATCTACACAGAGGATGCTTCTTATCAGTCATCCTGTCAGACTGGTCAGTCAAGAAATTCAGCCCATTCATTGGAGCCTAGTGCTGGAGTTAGGCACTTACAGCAGCCAAAGCATAGTAACAGTACTATTTCCCAGGCTCCTAGGGACGTTCAAGACCCAAACAGATACCTTTCACTGAAAGAGGAGATGTATGGGCTTTCCCATATCCCAGAACATCTAATGCATATTTACAATCAACCTATTGCTATTCTTCAAACCTCTGACCTCTTCCACTCCCCAGATCAATTGCATCCTGCTAAATCAGCAACTTTGCCAAGAAAAGGGCAGTTAGTGTATAGCCCTATGATGGAACCCATGAATCGCGACAGTTACATGCAAACGTTACCGAAAATGCCAGTGCATGCTCATCCACAGCCTTCTGTCTGCAGAGATGAAAACAGTACATTAGATAGTGAAGAGGGCTTACCTTCTCAAACGTCAAACTGGGGCCGGTACACTAACAGCTTACTGGAATCTGTCTCTGTTCCTGGGACATTGAATGAAGCAGTTGTGATGACTCCGTTTTCATCTGAACTTCAAGGTATTTCAGAACAAACGTTATTGGAACTCTCTAAAGGAAAACCATCTCCACACCCTCGAGCATGGTTTGTGTCCCTGGATGGAAAGCCGATCGCTCAAGTGAGGCATTCTTTCATAGATctgaaaaagggcagaaaaacgGAGAGTAATGATACCAGTCTGGACTCTGGTGTGGACATGAATGAGCATCATCCTAGTAGGaaactggagagagagaaaactttcattaaaaatatgccaCATTCTAAGATCCTTTACTTGGAAGATCTGGATCTGAGTAGCAGTGAAAGTGGGACCACTGTTTGCACTCCAGAGGACCAGGCTGTGAGGCACATTCTGGATGGAGGGAATGGGTCAGTCGTAGAACAGCATGATGAAGAAGGTCtaagaagaaaaactgtatcaGGAAGTCATGAATCCGGTATCCCTTCTgctaaaaaaagggaaagaccGTCTATCACAAAAAGAGATAGCAAAACCAATatctggaagaaaagagaggagaggcCGCTTATTCCTATAAATTAA
- the ZSWIM2 gene encoding LOW QUALITY PROTEIN: E3 ubiquitin-protein ligase ZSWIM2 (The sequence of the model RefSeq protein was modified relative to this genomic sequence to represent the inferred CDS: inserted 3 bases in 2 codons; deleted 2 bases in 2 codons; substituted 3 bases at 3 genomic stop codons), translated as MGNTNTSHAPSTLTALQGQRCDPLQAAGGSSRDARRSQSWAQRPRQRPPQEAAGTGRGSPATRRRRVGGSAELRRQQDWAPSSTMRVVRALRPTVPLLREEGQAGPPLRVLLGAPRSCTCXAFLAGTGLCALLCRILLKKYRLPRDHEYAFKLGLLEREIEDVLQQLHQERTQNPEXELFAQTLRQVNDRCIDQKEVDEEDVCPICQEEXXLFLVTKKMLPITYCRYSCGNNVHIKCMKIWADHQDKLENDSVVKCPLCREKFAPLTFILEEFRHSKQLVTAPEKPRLDRHLGIPCNNGRVFPIIGKCYKXLYCVEYHLYHECFTGFCHSPYVFRQKRSKKWRALQPLPELSAQGGTFKSSNPGNNSEEKILYLQEKTSCTPKNIVKSLPIILISKHSNLLAPGIQCRLGLKSFRLGQHVRLLPCNHKFHRECIDNWLLQQRNTCPIDEYVVYNPLTWKDTPTNHGNYPIGSHAKVSKLAKQVEPEICVSGNGLFLKQISSEHASESSQNSFKKLSNKDVPKTQKDLILRFFSNLHLGESDKNSSRNLSDFSRHSKDHSLSSFETAFSGKTSTIRKDDTHDALRSQHQFDCGNINKVVTSKKDSCLNSTMLRYSRELNLEMHLCTAVHSSKKNNTDVENTSHQQRLLTRTAPKHNHLNFKTTKIDLLLEGIPLHISS; from the exons ATGGGAAATACTAATACCAGCCACGCACCGAGCACGCTCACGGCTTTACAAGGCCAACGCTGCGATCCGCTGCAGGCAGCCGGCGGGAGCAGCCGCGACGCCCGCAGGAGCCAGAGCTGGGCACAGCGACCGCGGCAGCGACCGCCTCAGGAGGCGGCGGGAAcgggccgcggctcccccg ccacgcggcggcggcgggtgggcgGGAGCGCCGAGCTGAGGCGGCAGCAGGACTGGGCGCCGAGCAGCACCATGCGCGTCGTGAGGGCGCTGAGGCCCACGGTCCCCCTGCTGCGGGAGGAGGGCCAGGCCGGCCCGCCGCTGCGG GTGCTGTTGGGAGCGCCGCGCTCCTGCACCT CCGCCTTCCTGGCGGGGACGGGCCTCTGCGCGCTCCT TTGTAGGATACTGCTGAAAAAGTATCGATTACCAAGAGATCATGAAT ATGCTTTTAAGTTGGGTCTTCTGGAAAGAGAAATTGAGGATGTGCTTCAGCAATTGCATCAAGAACGAACACAAAATCCAGA GGAACTCTTCGCACAGACATTACGCCAGGTGAATGATAGATGCATTGATCAAAAAGAAGTTGATGAAGAGGATGTTTGTCCCATTTGTCAGGAAGAGTAATAACTCTTCCTA GTAACAAAGAAAATGCTTCCCATCACTTACTGCAG ataCAGCTGTGGTAACAACGTTCACATAAAGTGTATGAAGATTTGGGCTGACCACCAAGATAAATTGGAGAATGACTCTGTAGTGAAGTGTCCACTTTGCAGAGAAAAATTTGCACCTCTAACGTTCATTCTAGAAGAATTTAGACACTCTAAACAACTTGTGACTGCACCAGAGAAACCAAGACTGGATAGGCACCTTGGAATCCCTTGCAATAATGGCAGAGTATTTCCAATTATAGGAAAGTGCTacaagtaa ctgTACTGTGTCGAGTATCACCTATATCATGAATGTTTCACTGGCTTTTGCCATTCTCCGTATGTTTTTAGACAG AAGAGAAGTAAGAAATGGAGAGCTCTTCAACCGCTTCCAGAATTATCAGCCCAAGGAGGAACATTTAAAAGCTCTAACCCaggaaataattctgaagaaaagATATTATATCTTCAGGAGAA gacTAGCTGTACCCCAAAGAACATTGTAAAGTCTTTACCCATCATCTTAATTAGTAAACATAGTAATTTACTTGCCCCAGGTATTCAGTGTAGACTTGGTCTGAAAAGCTTTCGACTTGGTCAGCATGTAAGACTCCTACCATGTAATCACaag TTTCATAGGGAATGTATTGACAATTGGCTACTGCAGCAAAGAAACACATGTCCTATTGATGAATATGTTGTATACAATCCTCTGACTTGGAAGGATACGCCAACCAATCATGGAAACTACCCAATAGGTTCTCATGCAAAGGTTAGCAAACTTGCAAAGCAAGTGGAACCAGAAATTTGTGTATCTGGAAATGGATTATTTCTCAAGCAAATATCATCTGAACATGCATCAGAGAGTTCTCAAAATAGCTTC AAAAAACTTTCTAACAAAGATGTGCCAAAGACccaaaaggatttaattttaagattttttagcAACCTCCATTTAGGAGAATCTGATAAGAACAGCAGTAGAAATCTAAGTGATTTTTCCAGGCATAGTAAGGATCACTCTCTAAGCtcttttgaaacagcattttctggGAAGACCAGTACCATTAGAAAGGATGACACTCATGATGCTTTGAGAAGCCAGCATCAGTTTGACTGTGGCAATATAAACAAAGTAGTTACTTCTAAAAAAGATAGCTGTCTTAATTCCACAATGCTAAGATATTCCAGGGAGTTGAATTTGGAGATGCATTTGTGCACAGCAGTCCATTCCTCAAAAAAGAATAATACGGATGTGGAAAATACCAGCCATCAACAGAGGCTCCTAACAAGAACAGCACCTAAACATAATCATCTgaactttaaaacaacaaaaatagatttattaTTGGAAGGAATTCCACTGCATATCAGCTCATGA